A section of the Calditrichota bacterium genome encodes:
- the ispD gene encoding 2-C-methyl-D-erythritol 4-phosphate cytidylyltransferase, producing the protein MRTTVIVVAAGRSERFGSTTPKQFALVHGRPLLFYSLRAFQRMPLADALIVVVPEGREQLVKEEIVDRFALHKVVAVVPGGERRQDSVWAGLQAVPHRSELVAVHDGARPWVNPGVVAAVLSAAEKHGAAIPGIRVADTIKEVHGGHVVQTLNRDRLIAVQTPQAFRYGLLLEAYRAARGQQVEVTDDAAMVERLGHPVCVVDGDPRAVKVTTPHDLVVVEQWLVGQED; encoded by the coding sequence GTGCGCACCACGGTGATAGTGGTGGCGGCAGGACGCAGCGAGCGTTTCGGCTCCACCACGCCGAAGCAGTTCGCTCTCGTCCACGGGCGCCCTTTGCTCTTCTATTCCCTTCGCGCTTTCCAGCGCATGCCTCTGGCGGATGCCCTGATCGTCGTGGTTCCCGAGGGACGGGAGCAGTTGGTGAAGGAGGAGATCGTCGACCGTTTTGCGCTGCACAAAGTCGTTGCGGTGGTACCAGGTGGAGAGCGCCGACAGGACTCGGTGTGGGCGGGTCTGCAGGCTGTGCCGCATCGGAGCGAGCTGGTGGCAGTACACGATGGTGCCCGGCCTTGGGTGAATCCCGGAGTCGTGGCGGCCGTCCTTTCGGCTGCGGAGAAGCATGGAGCGGCTATCCCCGGCATCCGGGTGGCGGACACCATCAAAGAGGTCCATGGCGGGCACGTGGTGCAGACGCTGAACCGCGATCGCCTCATCGCCGTGCAGACACCCCAGGCCTTCCGCTATGGGCTGCTTCTTGAGGCATACCGTGCCGCCCGCGGGCAACAGGTAGAGGTCACCGACGATGCGGCAATGGTCGAGAGGCTGGGACACCCTGTCTGCGTGGTCGACGGAGACCCCCGTGCCGTCAAGGTGACAACGCCCCATGATTTGGTCGTCGTGGAGCAATGGCTGGTGGGACAAGAGGACTGA